A region of Sphingobium baderi DNA encodes the following proteins:
- a CDS encoding TrmH family RNA methyltransferase, whose translation MKKRGHRPTGHKGNYPRFYGRHAVIAALANPDRVVRKIWGTRDALNALELPPVLPIVYADVADLGRMVPSDAPHQGLVAEVEPLDDVWLGDALEAGQDDKRPVLVLDQVTDPHNVGAILRSAAAFDALCIVTQDRHAPPESGVLARSASGALEIMPWVRVVNLARALDEIAEAGYWRIGLDGEADTTLGEAIGESRVALVLGAEGEGLRHNSMAHCDILAKLPISPRMESLNVSNAAAIALYAAASR comes from the coding sequence ATGAAGAAAAGAGGTCATCGCCCGACGGGGCACAAGGGCAATTATCCGCGCTTCTATGGACGCCATGCCGTGATCGCGGCGCTGGCGAATCCCGATCGCGTGGTGCGGAAGATATGGGGCACGCGCGATGCGCTGAACGCGCTGGAACTGCCGCCGGTGCTGCCCATCGTCTATGCCGACGTGGCCGATCTGGGGCGGATGGTCCCGTCGGACGCGCCGCATCAGGGGCTGGTGGCGGAAGTCGAGCCATTGGACGACGTATGGCTGGGCGATGCGCTGGAGGCTGGGCAGGACGACAAAAGGCCCGTTCTGGTGCTGGATCAGGTGACGGACCCGCATAATGTCGGCGCGATCCTTCGTTCGGCCGCCGCGTTCGATGCGCTCTGCATCGTGACGCAGGACCGCCACGCGCCCCCCGAATCGGGGGTGCTGGCGCGGTCGGCTTCGGGCGCGCTGGAAATCATGCCGTGGGTGCGCGTGGTGAATCTCGCCCGCGCGCTGGATGAGATTGCGGAGGCGGGATATTGGCGCATTGGCCTCGATGGAGAGGCCGATACCACGCTGGGCGAGGCAATCGGCGAATCGCGGGTCGCGCTGGTGCTGGGGGCCGAAGGCGAGGGCCTGAGGCATAACAGCATGGCGCATTGCGATATTCTGGCTAAACTGCCGATCAGTCCGCGGATGGAGAGCCTGAACGTCTCCAATGCCGCGGCCATCGCGCTCTACGCCGCCGCCAGCCGGTAG
- a CDS encoding 2Fe-2S iron-sulfur cluster-binding protein: protein MPKLIVVNREGEERAVDGDNGLSVMEIVRDNGFDELLALCGGCCSCATCHVYIDPAFADKLPAMSEDENDLLDSSDHRNEQSRLSCQIMISDDLDGLRVTIAPED, encoded by the coding sequence ATGCCGAAGCTGATTGTAGTCAACCGTGAGGGCGAGGAACGGGCTGTCGATGGAGACAATGGCCTGTCGGTGATGGAAATTGTCCGCGACAATGGCTTCGATGAATTGCTGGCGCTGTGTGGTGGCTGCTGTTCCTGTGCGACCTGCCACGTCTATATCGATCCCGCATTCGCTGATAAATTGCCGGCGATGAGCGAGGATGAGAATGACCTGCTCGACAGTTCCGATCACCGCAATGAACAGAGCCGTCTGTCCTGCCAGATCATGATATCGGACGATCTGGACGGCCTGCGCGTCACCATCGCGCCGGAAGACTGA
- a CDS encoding DNA-3-methyladenine glycosylase family protein — protein MVATAEQLRESIDAIAALEPGFADVLKDIGYPGTRMRPAGYETLLRTIVGQQVSVASAAAVWRRLEAELGAGCEPAALLARDFDALRACGLSRQKQGYARSLAELVTSGALDLHSLPADDEEAIAQLVRIKGIGRWSAEIYLLFAEGRPDIWPAGDLAVQIAIGRILGLPERPSEKMMRDLAERWRPHRGAAAIMAWHHYNTEVL, from the coding sequence ATGGTGGCGACAGCCGAACAGTTGCGCGAAAGCATCGACGCGATAGCCGCGCTGGAGCCCGGCTTTGCCGATGTGCTCAAAGACATAGGCTATCCGGGAACGCGGATGCGACCGGCCGGCTACGAAACCCTGCTTCGCACCATCGTGGGACAACAGGTGAGCGTCGCATCGGCGGCGGCGGTATGGCGCAGGCTGGAAGCGGAACTGGGCGCGGGATGCGAACCGGCGGCGCTGCTGGCGCGGGATTTCGACGCCTTGCGCGCCTGCGGCCTTTCCCGTCAAAAACAGGGCTATGCCCGCAGCCTTGCCGAACTGGTGACGAGCGGCGCGCTCGACCTGCATTCGCTGCCCGCCGATGACGAGGAAGCGATCGCGCAGTTGGTGCGGATCAAGGGTATCGGGCGCTGGTCGGCGGAAATCTACCTGCTCTTCGCGGAAGGGCGGCCCGACATCTGGCCCGCGGGCGACCTGGCCGTGCAGATCGCCATCGGCCGCATATTGGGCCTGCCTGAACGGCCGAGCGAGAAGATGATGCGCGATCTGGCCGAACGCTGGCGTCCGCACCGGGGGGCCGCGGCGATCATGGCCTGGCACCATTATAATACGGAGGTTCTTTAA
- a CDS encoding DUF2188 domain-containing protein: MPLPHARYIVLNHDGQWKINLDNRYYGPFATQEAAVEMATDTAKKADSAGYPATVLLMKGTAFETLWTSSVPDHPG, from the coding sequence ATGCCCCTGCCCCATGCCCGCTACATCGTCCTCAATCATGACGGCCAGTGGAAGATCAATCTCGACAACCGCTATTACGGTCCTTTCGCGACACAGGAGGCGGCTGTCGAGATGGCGACCGACACCGCGAAGAAAGCCGATTCGGCCGGCTATCCCGCTACCGTGCTGCTGATGAAGGGCACGGCGTTCGAGACATTGTGGACCAGCAGCGTTCCAGACCATCCGGGCTGA
- a CDS encoding response regulator, giving the protein MTKRVLIVEDEIFVALEIEQIVQQSGLDVIAIAADREEALAVASLCDIALVDLNLRDGPTGPGIGMELASRHDVRVIYVTANPDQIGAASDTAIGFVTKPFGPHCIAAALKQAIAEECDPEESRTDGFTPFLAARDAWRGGESIH; this is encoded by the coding sequence ATGACCAAACGGGTTCTGATTGTCGAAGACGAGATTTTCGTGGCGCTGGAAATTGAGCAGATCGTGCAACAGTCCGGCCTGGACGTGATAGCCATCGCGGCCGACCGGGAAGAAGCGCTTGCGGTCGCATCGCTGTGTGACATCGCCCTTGTCGACCTGAATCTGCGCGACGGGCCGACCGGGCCGGGCATAGGCATGGAACTGGCCAGCCGCCACGATGTGCGGGTAATCTATGTCACCGCAAATCCCGACCAGATCGGCGCAGCGTCCGACACCGCCATCGGCTTCGTCACCAAACCTTTCGGCCCACACTGCATTGCCGCCGCCCTGAAGCAGGCCATTGCGGAAGAATGCGATCCGGAAGAAAGCCGGACCGACGGTTTCACGCCGTTTCTTGCTGCGCGCGATGCATGGCGCGGCGGGGAATCCATACACTGA